One Ignavibacterium album JCM 16511 genomic region harbors:
- the hisIE gene encoding bifunctional phosphoribosyl-AMP cyclohydrolase/phosphoribosyl-ATP diphosphatase HisIE, with the protein MIDISTLNFSKLNGLIPAIIVDSETDKILMLGFMNEQALKKTIETNKVTFFSRTKSALWTKGETSGNFLFVKDIITDCDNDSIIVYATPQGPTCHTGNYSCFGLEKNNLRFLGYLNDLIYQRKKALPEGSYTTELFKSGSDRIIQKVGEEATEVIIAAKNKSRREIIYESADLLFHLIVMLADNEINLTDIVDELKSRHK; encoded by the coding sequence ATGATTGACATTTCAACATTAAATTTCAGTAAACTAAATGGTCTGATTCCTGCTATCATTGTTGATTCAGAAACTGACAAAATACTTATGCTTGGATTTATGAATGAGCAGGCACTTAAGAAAACAATTGAAACTAATAAAGTTACTTTTTTCAGCAGGACTAAAAGCGCACTTTGGACAAAAGGAGAAACCTCAGGAAATTTTTTGTTCGTAAAAGATATTATCACGGATTGTGATAATGATTCAATCATTGTTTATGCAACACCACAAGGACCAACCTGTCATACAGGTAATTATTCCTGCTTTGGATTAGAAAAAAATAATTTGAGGTTTCTTGGATACTTAAATGATTTGATTTATCAGAGAAAGAAAGCTTTACCGGAAGGATCCTACACAACAGAATTATTTAAATCTGGTTCTGATAGAATTATTCAGAAGGTGGGAGAAGAAGCAACTGAAGTTATCATTGCTGCTAAAAATAAAAGCAGGCGCGAGATTATTTATGAATCTGCAGACCTGCTCTTTCATTTAATTGTAATGTTAGCCGATAACGAAATTAATTTAACCGATATAGTTGATGAACTTAAATCAAGACATAAGTAA